Within the Poecilia reticulata strain Guanapo linkage group LG13, Guppy_female_1.0+MT, whole genome shotgun sequence genome, the region TGCTAATAGGCAGTCAGAAAGGTTCGGCGGAGgagcctgtgtgtgtgaataaaacacCATCAGACAGGAAGTTTAAGTAATTGTATTCAAACatatatatttgcatatatttaggAAAGTATCCaataacaataatgataataataataataatttcccGATAAAACAAATTAGCATTCACATTTAAACAGGGTTAAACTGTTATTCAAAATAGCtaaacattcaataaaaaaaaatatattccatAAATGAATTTCAAGTTAAAGATCACATTACTGTTACAGATCCAAGTAAAGTtacagatcaaattaaagtgCACTTCCAAGTTGTATCAAACAACTTGACAACAAAGGTAAACTTAATTGACTTCAGTATTGTTTcaataaacaattgtatttttgttttgttgaggaAATCCAAAGAAATTAACCAATTCCAGAGTTCTATAGGCCGTCAACAAAATCAATGAAAAGTAACTAAAACTATTCTAAAAGGACgaatttacaaaaatcaaaggGCTTATTTAATACTTTGAGTATATGTCTTCTATTCGGccacaaaattaacaaaaaagagAATTATCTTTTAATCTATAAAACCATTTTTGAATCACCAATGCATAGGTTTTGTGTGGGCGTGTCGCCACCGCCGCATTtctattataaaaaaaaacaaaagacgtAAAATAAAGGACTCACCGTCGAGTGGTTCCCAGAAACACCCAATATAAACCTTCGGCTGTGTTAATTTGGCTCAACACAAGCAGCCAGCCACAGCGACAGAAGCAACAGCAATGGAGGAGATCCGAGTTCACCTCTCACCCGAAACTTAAAGCGGGCCGTCAGTTTGACccgccaaaataaaacacaggttGATTATTTTGTGCAGGTTACAAAAAGCAGATATTccaccaagttttttttctaattgttgctgccgctagtctggaggtgCATAGGAGGAGTGATCTCTGAGGCGGGAGCTCGGCTTCAGTCAGGCTAAAATTAATCAATCGATGTTAGGAATGGATGTGGAAGTTGAAGCATAACGTTGTTCCACAAAGTACTGATTTAAGATTTGtatatttatgcaaaataatttatttctctgtaaAACTTTCACATCTTCAAAACTACCATGCTAGTTTACTATATTCTGGGAAACAAAGATGCAGCTTTTCCTTCCACAGATGTACAACATCTTTCCCTGGGCCGTGGAGCAGCTTCCTGGCCAGCATCACACCATCTTCGCCAAGATCACAGAGATCCGAGATTTTGTGGAGATGAAGATCCAGGAGCACAGACAGACGGTGGATCCCAGCTCACCGAGAGATTTCATCGACTGCTTCCTCATCCGAGCTCATCAGGTCGGGCAAATTATCAAGATTACTTGTTCCTATTAATTGAAATCAGCAAAAGAGCTAACATACAGATTGTCTTTCCTGCaatgtattataagcctggcgggctgcCAGGTTTGACTTACAACCCCCGACAGGTTAAACatcttttgtttaattattagtttttttaatagaCCAGTAACAAAAGCTGCCAGGATTTACAGGCCTACATGCTAACAATTGCAGCGAATAAAGTGACGTGTCACGGATAACGATGGAAAAATGTATCTTACTGACCTAAATTTAAATAGGATGAAACAAATGAAGTGCaaaagatttatatttattttgtcacctagtcataatttaaaatttcctgCCAAATTCAAAcgtttttaactcaaaaacacggtCGGACGACTGcccctacactgcaaaaacacaaaagcttagaaattttggtgtagtttctagtatcttagtacacttaaaataagacaaagctaacttgcgtgtaacttttcagcaagatataggagtttgttttaagccaacgattccttaatattgatgaaaaagttccactAGTAGAATGTTCcgctgcgccgttacctagcaaccccagccaagcccgttacctagcaacccagttctagttccactggcaggttGTTTCACTAATTACATggcaaaaatgtcttgttataagttaaataaattttcCAGTAGAAGTAGttctttttcatgaaaataaggatttactgacttaaaataaagctcctatgttttgctgaaaagttacttatgaattagttttctcttatttcaagtgtaccaagatattttcactagaaactataCCGAAGTTTATTGGtaagaatttgtatttttggagTGTAGCACCCCTACCACTGGATTGAGCAGGTTTTCTGGTggaaacaatgaaatattttgaaataaatattaatattaatattaatattaatattaatattaaaccaTTAAATCCTGGCCCGAGGATGCGACAGAGCAGTTGCAGGACTGAGCTGAACCTCTTCTTTGCCCGCTTCGATGTGAAACCAACAGAGGCAGCCACACTACATCAAGTGACCCACGACACCACACTCCTCGTCGTAGAGGAGCACGAGGTGAGGCGCACACTGCGGGCCGTCAACCCAAGGAAGGCTGCTGGGCCTGATGGCGTCCCTGGTCGTGTCCTSAAAGACTGCGCTGATCAACTGGCTGGAGTCTTCACCAGGATCTTCAACCAGYCCCTAGCCCTGTCTACAGTCCCATCCTGCCTGAAATCTTCAACCATAGTCCCCATACCCAAGAAATCTCACATCTCCTGCCTCAACGACTACCGGCCAGTGGCATTAACCCCTGTGGTGATGAAGTGTTTTGAAAAACTAGTCCGGGGTCATATCGCAGCACTTCTCCCTCCTGGCTTTGACCCCCATCAATTCGCCTACAGAACCAACAGATCCACAGAGGATGCTGTGACCACAGCCCTCCATGCTGCTCTGTCACATCTGGAGCGGCAGGGGAACTATGTGCGGATGCTCTTTGTGGACTACAGCTCTGCTTTCAATACTATCCTCCCTCACAGACTGGTGTACAAATTGGGGGAACTGGGCCTCCCTCACCCAACCCGCATGTGGATTACGAGCTTCCTGACCGACCGACAGCAGAGAGTCAGGGTGGGACAACATACATCCACTGCCCTTAGCCTTAGTACTGGCTCTCCCCAGGGCTGTGTGTTGAGCCCCCTGCTCTATTGTCTGTNNNNNNNNNNNNNNNNNNNNNNNNNNNNNNNNNNNNNNNNNNNNNNNNNNNNNNNNNNNNNNNNNNNNNNNNNNNNNNNNNNNNNNNNNNNNNNNNNNNNNNNNNNNNNNNNNNNNNNNNNNNNNNNNNNNNNNNNNNNNNNNNNNNNNNNNNNNNNNNNNNNNNNNNNNNNNNNNNNNNNNNNNNNNNNNNNNNNNNNNNNNNNNNNNNNNNNNNNNNNNNNNNNNNNNNNNNNNNNNNNNNNNNNNNNNNNNNNNNNNNNNNNNNNNNNNNNNNNNNNNNNNNNNNNNNNNNNNNNNNNNNNNNNNNNNNNNNNNNNNNNNNNNNNNNNNNNNNNNNNNNNNNNNNNNNNNNNNNNNNNNNNNNNNNNNNNNNNNNNNNNNNNNNNNNNNNNNNNNNNNNNNNNNNNNAGCATACTGACTTATTGTATCTGCGTATGGTATAACAACAGCACTGCGGCTCAAAGGAAAGCTCTACAAAGGGTTGTGAATACAGCCCAAAAAATCATTGGCTGTTCTCTCCCCTCACTGGAGGACTTGCACAGTGATCGCTGTCTAAAAAAGGCACAACTCATCACAAAGGACACTTCTCACCCYGGATATTCTCTGTTTACACTGATGCCTTCAGGCAGACGATACAGAGCAATCAGAACAAGAACCAACCGATTCAGACACAGTTTTTATCCTACAGcaataacaaaactaaatgcaatCAAATAACCATTAATCACTATGAATGATGTGTGTGAGATGATGTGTGTGAggttattcttatttattagttttattttatctgtaaagtgtgacacaagttttcttttttagcataTGCACTTGACTTACGGCAATTTCTAAATTTCGTTGTTCGtgtgacaatgacaataaagatttatcttatcttatcttatctccctttttttctctcaggaAAAAGACAATCCCTCCACTGAGTTCCACAATGACAACCTGTTTGGTACCGTGATGAATTTGTTCATAGCAGGAACAGAAACCACCAGCTCCACCATCAGATACGCTCTCAGTGTGCTGATCAAACACAAGAACATTCAGGGTCTGTAGATCTGCAGATAGACTCTTATAAATACAGTTTGTTGTATTGAGAAGAGTTAAACAGGCGTCCATTTTGCATCGTCTTCTCCAGAAAAAATGCAGGAGGAGATTGACTCTGTGATTGGACGGGAGCGATGCCCCAACATGGAGGATCGGAAATCCCTGCCGTTCTCGGACGCCGTCATCCATGAAATTCAGCGTTTTCTGGACATCGTCCCCTTCAGTCTCCCTCACTACGCACTGGAAGACATCTCATTCAGGGGTTACACCATTCCTGAGGTACTGTTTTGAAAACATCAAGGTTTTTCCTCAGTAAATGTGTTTGTAAAGAGCCTTCAGTAGGTAGAGGAGGGCAGACTACCgaaaattatactcaagtaagagtactTCACCATATTTTTTACCCTTATTTAGTAGGAActaggtaaaagtaaaaagtagctgtccaagaaattactctagtaaaagtaaaaaagtatatGGTAAAAAGACTATTCAAGTACTGATCAAAACATCgaccatttaatatttaaaaattacataaacggaccaaaatctaaatttatgtggaaatattggcattttaaagataaattctaataattcatataaataaccaACAAAATCAGggaaaatcaaatcaatttctttcaaaatgaaatgtatagAACTGTAGATTCtttgtctggtgaatttttggttaaagcAAACTTGTTCTTCGTTCACTGAAATTACTCACAAAGAGTagagtatccagaaattttactcaagtgagAGTTGCGATActgcataataaaaatactcaagtaaaagtaaaaagtacagttactcaaataaatgtccTGATCAGATAACTGCACAGTGGTGGGACTAAAAGGTTagttaatcaaaaatattacttCTGGTAATGTTAAGGAACTACAACAACACGGTATTTaccagaagctaatgctaaagtgctaacttaaattcaaaatatatcCTTGGAAGACTACAAATAACTAATTCAATTCtgactttataatttatatGCTCTACAATGCCATTAGATATTCTGTTTATATCTTGCTCCATactgtccatgttttattttgtccatGTATATTTCATGCTGCAATAAAGTTACTGGAGGAAAACTGCTACgtaaacagacttcaaaataagagcgtgAATACAAAAGTCTAAATAAGAACTCTTAACAGTGaataaccaaaacttcagcACAGATATTGAACATTATTTAAcgtaatatttacaaaatagcCAAATAAAGTATCGCATTAGGATTTATTCAGAAAAGAGCGCtaaacttttttaaagtgaGCAAATTAGCGCTAAATAAAAACTCGGCTAGAGGAGGTTTGTATCAAAGATTTAGCCAGCAACACTTGACCGTGGTTTGTTTATAAGTTATTTTCCGCCTATACACAAGAAAGTCTACTGACGCCATAACAGTGACGACGTTATGGTTGTACTGTTCTTGAATATTGCTTCTGCTGTTGTGTCTTTGTAGGGAACGTCGATTGTGCCGCTGCTGCACTCCGTTCTTAAAGACGAGAAGCAATGGGCGGCTCCGTATTCCTTCAACCCGCAGCATTTTCTTGACCAGAATggaaactttaagaaaaacCCAGCATTCCTTCCTTTTTCTGCAGGTAAATCCGTCACCTCCGAGTTCATTAAACACGTATTTTTCATAGAAGAGGCCAGCGGGGGGCGCTGTAGAGGCCTCAGAAAGTTggaggggaaataaaaaaaatgcaaaaaaaaaaaaaacaacaaatcccaTAAATATTTAATCGTACATTTTTCattactcttattttttttaaaacttttattcaatcttttttttttttttaatgaaagtaagaaaataattgttttacatatttaaatgtcaGTCAAATTCATCCAGCTGCTTAGCTTATTaagtttctgaaaagaaacagcccagctgaaaaaaaacaaaaaagaaatgtgggtcaaaaataaaatttgatgtgattaataaaaatattacgcATTTCTTATCATTGATTTTGGTGGAAAATTTGTATTATCTGGTAATAAATTCATGGTCACCTAAAATCTGAAGGTATGACgtagcatttatgctaaatgaatgaaataattatgGAATAGtgaataaatgacattttcttacatattttgcataattttcaGTAGGCTTGCAGGGTTAATGCTCTTGGAGGGGATCATGCATGGAAAACTTTAGGATTTCTTGGATTAAACATTCAGCTAGAATGCACTGTCACATCATTTAATGCTTATATTTTGTGTCCTCAGGGAAAAGAGCCTGTGTGGGCGAGTCTCTGGCTCGTATGGAGCTTTTTATCTTCATAGTGAGTCTCCTGCAGGACTTCACCTTCACCTGTCCTGGAGGCCCCGACAGCATTAACCTGGTTCCGGAGTACAGCAGCTTCGCCAACCTGCCTCGTTCTCACAAAATCATTGCGACGCCGCGATGAAGGAGAAAAGCTGTTCGGAGACAATATGAAAATTTCTCAATTGAACTTCAAAGATAATTCTATTTTAACGGCATTAATTTCACTAATATGTTGTTCTAACTTACAAGATTGAAATTATGGTTTATGTCATTTGTTGCCAAaagtaattttgacaaaaaaaaaaccacaccatctctttctttccaaaaaatgtCTTacgcaataaataaataaataaataaataaataaataaataaataaataaataaataaataatttttgccaaaagacTTCTGTACTTATTTCAGGAAGGTGATGATGTTGAAGAAACACGTTATGATTACTATATATTTTTACGcctatttttctgtaaatattgatGCTTTTTTGTTACACAATTGTTAGGAtgagtattaaaaataaagaatttataCTGTGATTTTGTGCCATAACTGTCAtctttttaaagtgattttcaAGGAATAAAACCAAGAAAGTTAATATTTCTGAGGAACCCCCAAAcctccacaaaaacacaacatcaaaTCTTAAAATCTGGCTATGGCGTGGTATTAGTGCCAAATTAATATGTTTGTGCAGCGGTGGCTACTTCCTTGTTGCAGGAGGCTAACTCCATTCTGTTTAGTGTGTTCACAACTAAggtagaaggaaacaaacacacccagtacaaaactttcattctattggctgacaGGTTGCCAGGCGACTGTGCCAAAAAAGGCAGTTCCATGTTTTGTAAGCGAACAGAGAGTCCGAGCGAAGCGAAGTGTGAGCACGAGGCGAGGTTTTGAGTACACGTGTTccaagttttgagaaaaaagacacaaagtcctgctttcaaaatgaaaccgtaagcaaaaatataaaaatttttgactttcttCGTTCGTCTGTGACAGTGATCGGCTGAATCCTCcaactttgtgcttttctttaagTCTTCAGTGAAGTTTTTCTACTTGTCGTGACTACTCTTGCATTTCACGTTCCAAACAGATTGTTTAGCTTTgcttataaaaataacacaaatattcTTGGGGTGGGCTTcattcaaaatataaacattaattttgtggtagaaaaactgtttcactACAATAACAATACCACGTCTACCATTAGCATAACTTTGGATCAATAACATTAATCGTTTAGCAAATAATATATTAGTCTAATACTTTGGTTTTTGGTAATATcccaaaataaaagtatataaaGTAGTGTtaattgttagaaaaaaatcaaatacaaggtctcccccagaaaacttgctaagcccggtggttgggcgCTAGGGCAGTCATTCGTCCAGCGGACCGTCgtctttttgagttaaaaagtgtttaaagttgacagaaaatttgaaaatatcacttgataattatgagttattggaagattaatacctgaacaccaactataaagtcttaaaaaatgcaaacatttaaaaaagacttaaatgcATAAGCAATACTTAGCCTGGTGGgtgcacaagtaaagcctggaggcccgccaggcttataacacACCTGGAAAAACtctgaagtaaaataaactcACCTTTTTAAATCCACAGCACCATTAGTATATCTGCCTTAGTATTTGCTACAGAGAGCATGCTCGTTACCCCTAGCAACAGTTGCCATGGTGCAGACACTAAAGCTTCTATGTCAAGTGGATTTCATTTATCTTTGAGGTAATTCAAAGAGCCATTGGTGATGTCACAGAGTCTGTGACATCACCAACTCCTACTCCTAGAATAGAGTAGAATATACTTTATGACTAGCTGCAAACTGCTTGCAATCTTTCAACACAGAATCCATTATTGTCAGAGACGCAGACATGCCTGACTTAACCTGGATTGAGAAATTAGCTAACGCTTGCGAAAATGTTGGCAAAAAAATTGCAAACCGCTACAGAAAAAGACGACTCTGGAGCCCTGATTATACAAAGAAGAGATTTGTCAGTGACCTTATTTGGAAGGTGATTGAGAAGGTTGCAGACGAAGCAACTCTGCATCTTGTCAGAGATACCTTTGAGGTGGCCCACATTAAGCTAGTGCGCCAAATTATGAAAGAAACTGGGAAACTAGAGCTGCCCCTTCTGATTGAAATGTCAGACCAGCTAAGCGAAAGGATCTTCCAAAGCATCGCCAGCGATTCTTTCCACATGGCTAGTGAGTTGCATTTGTTCACGATACTTTTCTACCCAGACACGTATCCGAGGATTGTGAAAGAATTCAAGTATCACCTGGAGAACCCCATTCCTCCAGATCCTACAAAAACGGAGAGATTTCTCTCATTTATATATGAAAAGCTCAAAACGACTTTGTTTGACTCGGAGAGCTTGTATTCAGATGAAAACTGCCTGGCCGATACTAGGACAATTGCCTCTGAAAGGAGAAGATCCCTGTTGGGGGACATAGACATCTTCAAGCGTGGAACAGAAGAGGAACGTCATAAAATGGTCAATCTAGTTCTTTGGAAACTGATTTGTAAGGCTAGTTATAGATCTGTCACCCAGTACAAACTTAAACACACTGTACCAGTCTACAAAAGGCTTTCTGTCATACTGTGGGAAGAACTAAAGGATCtagattttctcattttctaccatatggaaaaaaaactcgGCAAAGACATCTTCCAACTTCTAAGTGGAAACGAGGATGTTGTAAGGGATAAACTTTTCTATCTCATGAGAATGGACCACCCAATTGTAGATTACAAGCTCATATGTTGTTTCAAAAAGGTCTTCACACATCCCAGAAAAGTGAATCTCCCAGAATCCACTctgaaaattgcttttaaaGACACCAAAAGCGCTGTCTGTAAAATGTTCTGTCGTCGCATTAAAGTTCATCCAATTCCAAAAAGTATAGAGTATGAAGAAAGTGTGGATGAAGGTGAAGGTGCAATTGAACCCCCATCTACTCCCAGAAGCTCTGCAGACGTAGGGAGTTTAGATTACCATCAACACTTTTTAGACCTGGGGGGTTCAGAGTACTTTCAACAGTCCTTTATCAAAGGGGGTTTAAAGTCCCGTCGACACTCTTTTGATGTAGAAAGTTTAGAGTCCCGTCGCCACTCTTTTGATGTAGGGGGTTTAAAGTCCCGTCGACNNNNNNNNNNNNNNNNNNNNNNNNNNNNNNNNNNNNNNNNNNNNNNNNNNNNNNNNNNNNNNNNNNNNNNNNNNNNNNNNNNNNNNNNNNNNNNNNNNNNNNNNNNNNNNNNNNNNNNNNNNNNNNNNNNNNNNNNNNNNNNNNNNNNNNNNNNNNNNNNNNNNNNNNNNNNNNNNNNNNNNNNNNNNNNNNNNNNNNNNNNNNNNNNNNNNNNNNNNNNNNNNNNNNNNNNNNNNNNNNNNNNNNNNNNNNNNNNNNNNNNNNNNNNNNNNNNNNNNNNNNNNNNNNNNNNNNNNNNNNNNNNNNNNNNNNNNNNNNNNNNNNNNNNNNNNNNNNNNNNNNNGATGTAGGGGGTTTAGAGTCCCGTCGACAGTCTTTCGATGTAGGGAGTTTAGAGTCCCATCGACACTCTGTCAACGTAGAGAATTTGGTTATTCACACAGACTTCACACACTGTGATCTTGTTTCGGAAGAAGATGAATCAGTCGAACCAGAAAACCAGGGTGCAACTGAACTGGCAGTCAGTGAAGACGAAACCCCAGAGTTAACACGGAAAACATACACAGAATTTCGACAGTCATCTATGACACCTGTGGAGTGTTTTACACAAACATCCGTAAAAAGCGTAGTCTCCAAGATGTCCTACAAAGTGTATTCTGACCAAACTGTAGAGACGGCCCAGTGCCATCCAGCTTTTATACAGGTGCATCCTTACAATCCTGTTTCAAAAAATCAGAATTCGGAGCAACCTGAACGCCAACAGTCAAATAAATACCTGACAAATGTGGATGTCTGATCTGGTTTTGGAAGATCTGGAATGAAGCACGCAATCATAATCCTCTGAATGGTGCTTCATTTTGACGTTTGGCAAACGTCTGCAAACATTCGCTGAACATTCTGGACAAcgttcaatttaatttaaagctttATTGTCATTTCACTAAAACAGTGAAACTAAATTAGGAATGCAACTCTATGGGACCAGttaaaacattcaaagaaaTTGGGTCATTAAAAGGGACGTTGTCTGAATATTCCTTAAATCACAAATTCGGTTCAAATGATTACTCCAAATTCCCCctacatggatggatggatggacggatggatggacggttAAAAGTAGGGGCGCACAGTGGAGCATTTCTTCATTACACAAACGTTTTGCTCCATGTGCAAGTATGGGTTCCTCCTGGAGACGGGCTTCCCCCGCAAGATCCGGAATCTCAAATGTTTGTTCAATTGATTACTCTAAATTGCcccaaatggatggatggttggctGCACGGTGGGGTCTTTCTGCCTTAGATATGCATTTTGTCTCCTGTGCATGCGCGGGTTCACTCTGGGTGCTCCAGCTTCCCCCGTAACCCAGCTAGCAAGCGAATGCTCAGACGACGTTCAATCAACGTTGAATCAGGAGTTCAGGAATGGAGGTTCCCCGAACGATGATCCAACATTTACCCActgtgagaaacaaaatgtttttaatcattattttataattgtttatggctgtaaaaaaatttttatcaaATCTTTATGTGTTTCTCTTGTTATAAATTGTTTACTCTTCTGACATTCTCACGATGTCTGTTGGACCCTGTAACTACTACTACCCTTAAGGGCTGGACAATATGACCTAAAATAAGTATTATTTGATATATTGAGCAGTCTACCTCTATAACGATAAATGGTTATCCTTAATGCCATTGAGGAGTTTTGGGGGGCATTGCCCACCCATTGCccaaaaaagcagtttttttggtgactgtatgttgtttttatgactttttatttttatgtttttatgatgtaagaaactttaaactgccttgttgctaaaatgtgctataaaaataaacttgactgaatGATTTTATCCAGAAATGGCTGACTTCCTATTATTCCTATACTGATTTGTTACAATAGGAGCTTCTGCACTTCCTGTATCCTTGTCCTCTGTCTCTTGcctttttttccaccattaaaactgtttaacaTGTTGTAATGGGTTTTTCCGAGctgcctttaaacgcaacatgagcacGAAGATGCTTCCACCGGTTTTACAGCTGTGAGGCAGAGACATGTTGCTGTGCCATGTGTGTTAGAGTCATTGCAGCAAACTAGCAAAAGGCAAAGAACTTTGTAAGTAATTGAGGTATGCAGCGCTGTTAGatgcagataaataaaaataaaggtaattttatttttatagcccattttcagcaacaagcgacctgtccagggtgaccctgcctctcgcccagtacgctagctggagatcggcaccagcaaccctcccgaccccactgagggacaagggtgtaagaaaatggatggatggattttcagcaacaaggcaatacaaagtacttaaacatccatccatccatccattttcttgcacccttgtccgggagggttgctggtgcctctccagctaacgtttcgggcgagaggcgggttcaccctggacaggtcgccagtctgtcgcagggcaacacagagacacacaggacacacaaccat harbors:
- the cyp2y3 gene encoding cytochrome P450 2Y3 gives rise to the protein MNNASDSKTNGFDPERRLLTAERVMEFYATLLLAGLIGLLWFLSVKNNQKYRLPPGPNPLPLIGNLLQINKDEPFKSVLEFSKTYGPVMTFKLGWQRVVVLVGYDTVKEALVDQADDFTGRAPLPLLHKVTRGSGIGISNGSRWRQLRRFTLSTLRDFGMGRKGMEEWIQEESKHLRARIRNFKGEPFDPTTLLNRTMSNIVCCLVFGQRFRYEDKQFLKLLNVISSLVKFDSSPMGMMYNIFPWAVEQLPGQHHTIFAKITEIRDFVEMKIQEHRQTVDPSSPRDFIDCFLIRAHQEKDNPSTEFHNDNLFGTVMNLFIAGTETTSSTIRYALSVLIKHKNIQEKMQEEIDSVIGRERCPNMEDRKSLPFSDAVIHEIQRFLDIVPFSLPHYALEDISFRGYTIPEGTSIVPLLHSVLKDEKQWAAPYSFNPQHFLDQNGNFKKNPAFLPFSAGKRACVGESLARMELFIFIVSLLQDFTFTCPGGPDSINLVPEYSSFANLPRSHKIIATPR